A stretch of DNA from Scatophagus argus isolate fScaArg1 chromosome 23, fScaArg1.pri, whole genome shotgun sequence:
TTCCTGTCTCCATGGGTGTAAATGAGTCCTGGAGGAGATTCTCCAGAGTTTTTGAACcagtaaacactgtgttctCCATCACAGGTcccagtgtgtactgtacagttcaGAGTCACAGAGCCTCCTGGCTGGATGGTCTCCGATGCTGACTGATGGACCAAAACTGGGATGTTCAGACCTGAACCCTTCACATTTATAGTTGTGCCCTCACAAAATTCAACAACAATGTAATTGCTCTTTATGCAGTAGTAAGTACCTGAGTCTGAAATTTGCAAATCTGAAATCTTCAGCTGATATTCACGATTTTCAGTGTCCACTGAGAAACGTGGATTCTTAAATTCATCATGAAGAGTGCTGTCAGCATTATAACTGGTGACAGAAGACACCAGCTTAGGCGTCAGTCCCACAGTTTGCTTATACCAGTAAAAAATTTGTGATACCTCATCGAGACAAAAGCATGACAAGGTCACACTTTCCCCAACATCAACTGATAGAAAACGTAATGATGACTGCTTTAAAGCTGTTGTGTGagctgaggagaagatgaagaaacaaagcaaacacacatttaattaaactCTACCATGTTGGAATGAGCTGCAGAATAAATGAGCACATATTACAACCAAACATATGGTAATAGTAATATGTTATAGTAAGGTTATCGTATCATAGATGACAGACAGTAACAAAATACAACTTACCAATATTCACCACAATCAGACAAGCGAAGCACAGAGCAAAGGTTGGAGGTGCCATGTCACTTCAGATGCTGCTATGAGTGAGCTGAATCTCTCTATGTTCTCTCCACTTCACTGAGAGGACTGTGTTTGACCGGCCAATCAGATTGAATGTCTTATTTTGGAAACGCTGAACACATGTTCAGTGATTGCAACACGACAATGTTAGTCTTTGAATTTATGTACATGTGATTGGTGTGCCAAGAGACAATTAATAACAAATGAAAGTTGTGTGTAAAAAGATACTCACACTGAGATCTAACTTCAAGCTATATTATCCACTGGGGTCTACAGTGTGCAAGGTCtgacatgtgaatgtgtgaagcCTGCAAATCAAGcaataaaattatataatcTGACTGTCAGGAacataaagaaatacagaaaaataaatgtgtgccAAAGTAGTGATCAGATATAAAGTGTCATCTCACCACTATGTGACCCTCAAAACACCTGTAATACTTGAGTTGCTCCACACTTGAATGTAAGCAAACCGCTTAGGCTCAAATCTCCACTTATTTATTTCAACCGGGTAGTTCAGaatattttcaattcaattcagtttatttatatagccccaaatcacaacaaaagttatctcatgacactttccacttAGAGCACGtcaagaccaaactctttaaactttgtaatacagagagcccaacattcccccatgagcaagcattggcaacagtggcgaggaaaaactgccttttagaaggcagaaaccttggagcagaccccttgactggttgggttgagagaaTGAGCACACAAAaagagatgcatagcagcagcaataataccagaagtattggaaatgtagataatgataatgatgaagtatacagaaggtactatggtgattatggtAACAATAGTAatatagtaacaataataatggtagtagctgtacagaatagtaatagaattaaaatagatcaGGACTAAACAGTAGcaatcgcagtaggtttcaagcaaGACAGTAGAAGGAGAATCCGTGGGAACCAgcgagacaagaaagcacaagaactccagggaagaagctgagttagtaacatgcattaatgggatataaatgtgtgcagaagaacaggaagaggaagagagagctcagtaCATCGTGGGAGatccccggcagtctaagcctgtAGCAGCATAACTCGGGGCCAGCCCTAATGATAAGCTTTATCGAAACGGAAAGTTTTAggtctactcttaaacgtagagagggAGTCCGCCTCCTGGAtcgaaactggaagatggttccacagtagaggagcttgatatAGAGATGAAGATCTTGGCCAAAGCCCGACGGGACCCAACGAGACCCGACGGGACCC
This window harbors:
- the LOC124054559 gene encoding uncharacterized protein LOC124054559 isoform X5; this encodes MAPPTFALCFACLIVVNIAHTTALKQSSLRFLSVDVGESVTLSCFCLDEVSQIFYWYKQTVGLTPKLVSSVTSYNADSTLHDEFKNPRFSVDTENREYQLKISDLQISDSGTYYCIKSNYIVVEFCEGTTINVKGSGLNIPVLVHQSASETIQPGGSVTLNCTVHTGTCDGEHSVYWFKNSGESPPGLIYTHGDRKGQCERRPSAQTHSCAYTLTMESLNVSHAGTYYCAVASCGHILFGDATKLDFKYEVDSLVSLVYILSAALSFTTVLVVLLAFTVYKFSKRNCQYTAVCQDAENLHYAALGDLKVNRSRRQRSNTNKECVYSSVKQ
- the LOC124054559 gene encoding uncharacterized protein LOC124054559 isoform X2 — protein: MAPPTFALCFACLIVVNIAHTTALKQSSLRFLSVDVGESVTLSCFCLDEVSQIFYWYKQTVGLTPKLVSSVTSYNADSTLHDEFKNPRFSVDTENREYQLKISDLQISDSGTYYCIKSNYIVVEFCEGTTINVKGSGLNIPVLVHQSASETIQPGGSVTLNCTVHTGTCDGEHSVYWFKNSGESPPGLIYTHGDRKGQCERRPSAQTHSCAYTLTMESLNVSHAGTYYCAVASCGHILFGDATKLDFKYEVDSLVSLVYILSAALSFTTVLVVLLAFTVYKFSKRNCQYTESNATFSTASAPNAAVCQDAENLHYAALGDLKVNRSRRQRSNTNKECVYSSVKQ